A part of Penaeus vannamei isolate JL-2024 chromosome 1, ASM4276789v1, whole genome shotgun sequence genomic DNA contains:
- the LOC138866971 gene encoding uncharacterized protein produces MRIGHIVKEGGVYSYALEEVPAFVRGRRAFRRPWRGSCRRQREACLQTPLERFLPSSEGGVPSDAPGEVPAVVRGRRAFRRLWRGSCRRQREACLQTPLERFLPSSEGGVPSDAPGEVPAVVRGRRAFRRPWRGSCRRQREACLQTPLERFLSSSEGGVPSDAPGEVSAVVRGRRAFRRPWRGSCRRQREACLQTPLKRFLSSSEKGVPSYTPGEVLPSPGDAVVRGDVSSHAPDEVPAVIRGGRAFIPPLEMFLQTSDGSVPSESPR; encoded by the exons ATGCGCATTGGTCATATCGTTAAAG AGGGAGGCGTGTATTCATACGCCCTTGAAGAAGTTCCTGCATTCGTCAGAGGGAGGCGTGCCTTCAGACGCCCCTGGAGAGGTTCCTGCCGTCGTCAGAGGGAGGCGTGCCTTCAGACGCCCCTGGAGAGGTTCCTGCCGTCGTCAGAGGGAGGCGTGCCTTCAGACGCCCCTGGAGAGGTTCCTGCCGTCGTCAGAGGGAGGCGTGCCTTCAGACGCCTCTGGAGAGGTTCCTGCCGTCGTCAGAGGGAGGCGTGCCTTCAGACGCCCCTGGAGAGGTTTCTGCCGTCGTCAGAGGGAGGCGTGCCTTCAGACGCCCCTGGAGAGGTTCCTGCCGTCGTCAGAGGGAGGCGTGCCTTCAGACGCCCCTGGAGAGGTTCCTGCCGTCGTCAGAGGGAGGCGTGCCTTCAGACGCCCCTGGAGAGGTTCCTGTCGTCGTCAGAGGGAGGCGTGCCTTCAGACGCCCCTGGAGAGGTTTCTGCCGTCGTCAGAGGGAGGCGTGCCTTCAGACGCCCCTGGAGAGGTTCCTGCCGTCGTCAGAGGGAGGCGTGCCTTCAGACGCCCCTGAAGAGGTTCCTGTCGTCGTCAGAGAAAGGCGTGCCTTCATACACCCCTGGAGAGGTCCTGCCGTCTCCTGGTGATGCGGTCGTCAGAGGGGACGTGTCTTCACATGCTCCTGATGAGGTTCCTGCTGTCATCAGAGGGGGGCGAGCCTTCATTCCCCCCTTGGAGATGTTCCTGCAGACCTCAGATGGAAGTGTGCCTTCAGAGTCCCCTAGATAG